ggccaaaaagtggaaacaacccaagtgtctatcaaGTGATGAACAAACAAAATTTGGTATATTCGTATAACAGACTATTATTCAGCTACAAAAGGAATTAAGTGTTGAAACATGCTATATAAGAATGAACCTCAAAAGTGTTATGTTAAGTGATAAAGTCCAGAAGAGCACATATGATTCTATTTGTACGAAatacccagaataggcaaatctatagagacagagaaTTGGCTgaatatggtggctcatacttgcaatcctcacactttgggaagccaggacTGGTGGATTaattgatgccaggagttcaagaccagtctggacaaaaccctactaaaaatacaaaatctctaccaaaaatacaaaaattagccaggctactTTTGGTGGcgcatagctgtaatcccagctatttggaaggctgaagcacaagaatcactcaaacctaggaggcagaggttgcagtgagccgagatcatgccactggactccagcctgggcgacagagacttagtctcaaaaaagaaaagaaagtctacTTACAGCTTAATATGATTAACTACAGAAAGCTACCAACATGAAAGCATATGCAACAATTTCtaagacccaggagagctgacaTCCTAGGTACCTTACCAGTTTTGATCTCCACTTCTCATGACAGAAGATGCTAAACACAGCTTCTCTCGGATGGACCACGGCTCTGTGGGGCCAGTACTCAGCAGCTTGTGTtctgggagaaagagaaagagagagagagagagagaaagaggggagagagaggagagagagagaaaaaaaaaaacaaaaccttggaAACAACCGCTGAGACTGCAGTGCTACGCTCCGAAATCCCTAAAAGGAGGTCTAAAAGGCTAATAAAAAACATTTCGACTTGTTAGGACAAAGTGAACTGCTATCACCAAATCTCGATTTTCACCTCTCCAAGTGAAATACCAACAGTGAAGGTGGTACCTATTCGTTGCATGCGAATTACagtataacattttatttcttaaaacgcCATGGCTTGAAGCtctgctttattaaaaaaatagggAATGTCAGATTACGCAGTTCTCCCTAAAAGCCCAGTTTTAAGAATACTGGACTTTATTCCTCCAGTTTAACCGCGAGGGCTTTATTTCCCAGGAAGCCGAGCGGCCAGAACCTCCTACTACCCCGCCTCCCTCTTAGCATAAACTTGTTTACTTCTCTCAGCTCCTCTTCTCCCCACGTCAGGCCTAGGAGACTTTCAGTCCacgaaaagaaaaatgtctgaaaTGCCCGAGACGCAATTTTCTCAGTAGCAGGAAAAGCTCATTGTTAAAAGACCCGACTTCTGCCTCACAAACGGAGGTCAGAAAATGAATGGCTCTTTGAGACGCCGGTTACTCCGACCCGACTGGCTCACAACATCTTTCAGTCTGCACGCCCAAGTTTCTAGATTGCTTTTACGGTTACCCCGCAGAGCTCCTAACACACTCGGATTCAGTAAGCTGCTTCTCTCAAACCTCCGCTCCCTCCCTGAGAAACAAGTCCCCAGATTTCTGGGGCCCCACACGTTGGTATTCACGATACTGTGGAGCGCAGGTCTCTGAAAACCTTGGGCTCTCAAGCAAACCACTTCTCCTACTCCTTAGTGGTGTAACAAAAATATGGTGCCTAGCCTCGAATCCACAAAGGCCTTTCACGCAAAACCTGCTCAGATACTCACTGCCCGTTCCCGTCGCCATCTTGGCCCCGAAATCTCCAACCCCGAGGAGAGACAGTCTGGTAGCTCCGAAAGCCGGGAATTCTGGGAAATAGAGTACTAGCGTTGGTTCGCGGTGCCTCCTGGGAAATGTCGTTCCCCCGCCGCCGCCCCAAGACAAAGCAAACACGCTAAACCAGTTATCTTGTGCACTTATGTTAAAAGTGTTGCTAAGGAAGGACAAGGGTTGGAGGCCGAAACCTCAAGATTTTCTTTATGCTGCTTGGATAAGAAATGTCTAGGATTCAAGGAAAAGTGTTAAGTTGGAAGAAGCCCCTGCCAAATAACTCCGAAATCGCGACAGTTGGTAACCCGGATCTACATTTGATTTGAGCGGTCAAGCGGAAGCAAACGACTGGAATTCCAGTTAGGTCCGCCCCTTTTCCTTACGCGGATTGGTAGCTACAGGCTTCGCTATCTGATTGGCCGAACGAACGCAGCgcgtaatttaaaatattgtatcgGTGACAAAGCTGCCCCTCGAGGGCGGAGTTGTGCTCTCCGGCTGCGACAGTCCGCTTCGGAGACCAGGTGTGAGTGAGCTGGTACCGGAGGAGGACCCAGTGGCACGTCTTCGGGTAAGTGTGCGGCTGGGCTGGAGTCCGGGTTACCAGCTCTTGCCCGCGCAGAATAGGCTTTAAGAGGGCGGAGCTGCAGCCATCTCTTTCTCTTAATGCTGCATCTTTGTTCTCACCGTGAGCCCTGCGGTGAGGTTAGAGAAGAAGCCGAGGGACCCTGACACCACCAGCACAGCACCGGCGGGCGAGGCGCCCTACTTGAGGCTTGGCCTTCTGCTTTTGGGGCCAGATTTCTGCGGAGTGCTCAGAAATTCCACcccaaggccgggcacagtggctcaagcctgaatcccagccctttgggaggcagaggcgggcggatcgctaggtcaggagatcgagaccatcctggccaacacagtgaaacccggtctctactaaaaacaaaaaaattagctgggcgtggtggcacacgcctgtagtcccagctactgggaaggctgaggcaggagaattgccacccaggaggcggagattgtagtgagccgagatcgcgccattgcactccagcctgggtaacaaaagcgaaactccatctcaaaaaaaaaaaaaaaaaagaaaagaaaagaaaagaaatgccaccTCAAACTTCTCCCAATTGTTCATTAAGTGAACTTCCTTCATTCCCTTCCCCTTTGCAGATAATTGGAGGAGAAAGGAAGTAGGGAGCGGGACCCGGTGTCCTGGGGTAAGGGACTTCTCATCTAAAATTCTCAGCCTCTTCTGTTGCTAacgtttttgtctttttagaccTAGGCTGCCCCTGCCATCATGTCGCAAGGGATCCTTTCTCCACCAGCGGGCTTGCTGTCCGACGACGATGTCGTAGTCTCTCCCATGTTTGAGTCCACAGCTGCAGATTTGGGATCTGTGGTACGCAAGAACCTTCTGTCAGACTGCTCtgtcatctctgcctccctggaggACAAGCAGCAGGTAAAGGAACTGGGGAGTGGCTGGGGCAAAAAGTGAGATCCTCAGGCCAATAGTTGTCCATACAGGGTAATATGAGGTCAAAGACCTGAATGGCTGAGAGATCAATTCAAAATTAAGAGCATTTGGGACAAAAtggctacaaaaagaaaagaaaaaaaaaaaaaattaagggcatgataagtaaaaaaaattttaagtgttgtGTGTCCAGAAGAACTATTGTTTGCAATGCATTAATGAAATACCCTCAAGTGCATGCTCTCAGTTAATCTCTCAGGGAAAGATAATAGTTATCTCTCTCTGTCTTGAGGCCCAGCTGTGCTAAATAATTTGCACAAGGTCATATAGGCATCATGCAAGTAGAATGTACAGTTCATATTTTAATAGTATCACCACAGCTTCAATTTTTTGTAGCTTTCCTGCTAGGTCAGGGTTTCTCAGTCACAGCATTGTTGACATTTGGGGCTAGACAGTTCTTCCAGGGAtctgtcctgtgcattgtttagcagcattcctggcctctacccactagatgtcagtagTGCCTTCCCACTCATGACAATCAAAAAATGTCTTCAGGCACTTCAGGCATTGCTAAATGGCCCTTGGAGTGAAAATGACCCTGGCTGAGAAACACTGTACTAGGTCCTATGCTAAACATTAACGTACATTTTGTTCTCTTATAGAGTTTCTCTTAGACTTATAAAGTTACATGAGAACATGGTCCTTGATGATGTCTCTCACTATGGACTGTCAGAGCTTCTGTTTCTAGGCCATAGTAGGCACTCTCTAAATATCTGGgggtatttttggtttttgttttgagatggagtcttgctctgttgcccaggctgtagtgcagtggcacaacttccaccttctgggcccaagcaactctccctgcctcagcctcctgagtagctgggattacaggcacccacaaccaagcccagctaatttttgtatttttagtagagatggggttttgctatgttgatcaagctggtctcgaactcctgacctcaagtgatctgcccacctcagcctcctaaattgctgggattacaggtgtgaggcactgtacctAGCctttaaatatctgttgaatgaatgatgtgGGTGTTATTATTAACctcattctgcagatgaggaaactgaggcaaataaTTTAAAGAACTCACAGTTCAAGGTCTCATAGTTACTAAGTGATGGAATTGGGACTCAAATTCAAGTGTGTCTGCCTCTGCTTTACTTTAGTATCACATACCAATTTTCATACCAGTCAACAAATTCTAACTCAGATCATTGGTGTGGCAAACCAGGTTTGCAGGATAATGGTAAGACAGGGAAGAGTAACAGTcataaaaatgtctattttggTTGGAATAATTGTAAAACCAAAGAGTAGCTGCATGGAGACATTTGAGGTGAAATGGGGTAGTATTATCATGGTTCCTAGAAACTACTGTTTGCCTGTTTGCTCAGAGGTAACTGCTGAAATTAATCTGTGGTTCTGGGCTGGAATTGTACCACAGGTTCCATCTGAGGACAGTATGGAGAAGGTGAAAGTATACCTGAGGGTTAGGCCCTTGTTACCTTCAGAGCTGGAACGACAGGAAGATCAGGTGAGTGCCTGAGAAGGGAGGATTTAAGGTGAAATGATGCAGTGCAAAAGGGATTCCCAGGAATGCCTTCTATGACAGCTGTATTTTCTCCCTTCTCAGGGTTGTGTACATATTGAGAATATGGAGACCCTTGTTCTACAAGCACCCAAGGACTCTTTTGCCCTGAAGAGCAATGAGCGGGGAATTGGCCAAGCCACCCACAGGTTCACCTTTTCCCAGGTATGGAGGTTACTGGTCTGTGAACAAAGGACCAACATGTAAGGGCAATTTTATTCCCTCTTTAGAGGGAAAGCTTCTCTACTTGATTGTGAGTTCCTTGTATATGCACACGTAAACAATTTGAGGGCCCTAGTTATATGTTAGTCACTATGTCAAGTAATATATGTATTTCAATTCCAACAAATTATATTATTATCgttatttccttattttcctgACAAGGATAGTGTGGTGAATGTAATATTACTGAAGCCATGTAGTTAGTCATGGGTAGAGTTAGGACCTGAGTCTAGATCCATGTATCTCCAAAGCCCACGATTGGGGGCCATTATATTGCCCCATTGTGTGTACAGCATCAGGCCTAGGGCATAACATTCCTTAAGTGTTTGTTGATTTGGGTGAAAGATAGACTAGCAGAGAGTGCTTAGTCCTCAGTGTTTGGGGAACAGCTGGCAGCACTACAGGAAGAAGCTGCTTGAGTGGTCTCCAGAGCCAACCACTCAGGAAGGAATATATCTGCAGCTTTGCACAGGAGGCAAGTGGGAGATGAAGGATAGGCCACTAAAAATCTGGGTCTCTTTCTAGATCTTTGGGCCAGAAGTGGGACAGGCATCCTTCTTCAACCTAACTGTGAAGGAGATGGTAAAAGATGTACTCAAAGGCCAGAACTGGCTCATCTATACATATGGAGTCACTAACTCAGGGAAAACCCACACGATTCAAGGTGAGTAGTAATGCTTCACAGGATTCCTGATTGGCTGCTAATGGCATTGTTTTTACCTTTTGATACTCTGAGTTAGGGGGAGAAAGACACTTGCCTCAGCCATCTTTCATATGCCTCCAGGTACCATCAAGGATGGAGGGATTCTTCCCCGGTCTCTGGCACTGATCTTCAATAGCCTCCAAGGCCAACTTCATCCAACACCTGATCTGAAACCCTTGCTTTCCAATGAGGTAATTTGGCTAGATAGCAAGCAGATCCGACAGGAGGAAATGAAGAAGCTATCTCTGCTAAATGGAGGTCTCCAAGAGGTAAAGCATTGGTATCCATGGCAGTGGGGGCAGGGGGTACAAATCTAGGGAAGTTTTGTGCTTACCTTCTCCCTGTGCCCCTCTAGGAGGAGCTGTCCACCTCCTTGAAGAGGAGTGTCTACATTGAAAGTCGGATAGGTACCAGCACCAGCTTCGACAGTGGCATTGCTGGGCTCTCTTCCATCAGTCAGTATACCAGCAGTAGCCAGCTGGATGGTATGTACGATGACTGGGCTCTGCCAAGAAACAGTAGGAACCCACTCCCTGTTCCTAACAGCTGCCCAGAGTACAGACCAGAGGTTGCAATCTGAGGTCTGCCTTCTGAAGCCCCTGCAGGCCAAAAAGAGATGAACTGCTCTAAGTTGATGCCCTATACATTGGCTTCTTCCCCAGAAACAAGTCACCGATGGGCACAGCCAGACACTGCCCCAGTACCTGTCCCAGCAGACATTCGCTTCTCCATCTGGATCTCATTCTTTGAAATCTACAATGAATTGCTTTATGACCTATTAGAACCGCCTAACCAGCAGCGCAAGAGGCAGACTTTGCGGCTATGCGAGGATCAAAATGGCAATCCCTATGTGAAAGGTATGAGAAATGGGGGAAGTTGGCATGAACACTGGAGGGCAATTGGGGAGAGACTGGCAAAAGAGTTGGATGTTCCCATCTTATACCCTTCTCTACTTTGGCCTCAGATCTCAACTGGATTCATGTTCAAGATGCTGAGGAGGCCTGGAAGCTCCTGAAAGTGGGTCGTAAGAACCAGAGCTTTGCCAGCACCCACCTCAACCAGAACTCCAGCCGCAGGTGAGTGGATTGTAAGAATAAACTTCACTGTGTTCAGGAAACATTAGTGTTCCGTCTGGTCATAGAAGATGTGCAATGACTGTTTTTCATAACTTCCAGTCACAGCATCTTCTCAATCAGGATCCTACACCTTCATGGGGAAGGAGATATAGTCCCCAAGATCAGCGAGTAAGTTTTTCCATTTCGAAATTTGGGCTTCTTGGTCATAAATGGTAGTCGGGAAAGCATGAGGGAGGTTCTTAGGGGAACTTGTTCTCCTTCTTTGGGTGCAGAGATTCTTAGTGGGCCCTCCCCTCTCCAGAATTATACAAAGGGCCAGAAGGCTCATAACATATGAGGCCCTTGTCAGATCCTGTGCATCATTCTAGGCTGTCACTCTGTGATCTGGCTGGCTCAGAGCGCTGCAAAGATCAGAAGAGTGGTGAACGGTTGAAGGAAGCAGGAAACATTAACACCTCTCTGCACACCCTGGGCCGCTGTATTGCTGCCCTTCGTCAAAACCAGCAGAACCGGTGAGCTTTTGATTATAAGCCCTAGGCTCTGCAATTTGCTAAGAGACTTCCTGATCACCACTGGTGCTAGGCTACCCCAAAGGCTGCTGTTCTGCTCACAGCTCTAGTATCTCTGATTCTCTGCCAGCTCAAAGCAGAACTTGGTTCCGTTCCGTGACAGCAAGTTGACTCGAGTGTTCCAAGGTTTCTTCACGGGCCGAGGCCGTTCCTGCATGATTGTCAATGTGAATCCCTGTGCATCTACCTATGATGAGACTCTTCATGTGGCCAAGTTCTCAGCCATTGCTAGCCAGGTGAGAAGCTAGAGGTATGATGGGTATGCTCAACTTGGAACTGGTAACTCTAAGAAAGCTCCTAGGGACTACTTACAGACTCAagtaagatatatttttttttctctctagcttGTGCATGCCCCACCTGTGCAACTAGGATTCCCATCCCTGCACTCATTCATCAAGGAACATAGTCTTCAGGCATCCCCCAGCTTAGAGAAAGGGGCTAAGGCAGACGCAGGCCTTGATAATAACACTGAAAATGAAGCTGACGTCTCCATGTATGGCAAAGAGGTGAGAATTCAAGAAGGCTTTGGTGCAGCAGCTTAGTAGCTACACATTTTCTATGGTGCCTTCCAGGTGGGCTTGTGCCTCTCGAGGGCATGGGCATCTGATGACCTCTGACACGTGTCTCTCCCCTAGGAGCTTCTACAAGTAGTGGAAGCCATGAAGGTACTGCTTTTGAAAGAACGACAGGAAAAGTTGCAGCTGGAGATGCAGCTCCGAGATGAAATTTGCACTGAGATGGTAGAACAGATGCAACAGCGGGAACAGTGGTGCAGGTACTAGCTGAGTGAtccctcttgctctgtcacctgggacAGAGGGTAGGAAGTAAGGAGTTGGGTGGAGTTGTGCCTCAAGATCTGTTCCCCAAGTTCACTCCTCAGAATCTTCactcactttctcttttctcctctgtttctgACAGTGAACATTTGGACACCCAAAAGGAACTATTGGAGGAAATGtatgaagaaaaactaaatatccTTAAGGAGTCACTGACAAGTTTTTACCAAGAAGAGATTCAGGTGAGTTGCCCTGAGCCAGCTCCAACTAACTGCTCAGATTTCCATCACTAGCTTGCCTGAAGTAGAGATTTTGTAAACTACTCCAGTAAGGGCAGgaatatattttctctattcCTCTTAGTGCTTTGGGTTCAATCTATGTTTGGTGAATTGATTAAGGGTTTAGTTGGCCAGGAAATTGTATTAAGTGCTAACAACAGGTTTTCAAGGGATCAGTGTCACAAGTGCTTTGTTTGTCTGTTCAGTCATCTGCCTCGGCAATATTTTTCTGGCTCTGCACAGAATTGTGCTCTCTGCTTCCCTCTTAGGAGCGAGATGAAAAGATTGAAGAGCTAGAAGCTCTCTTGCAGGAAGCCAGACAACAGTCGGTGGCCCAACAGCAATCAGGGTCTGAATTGTCCCTACGGCGGTCACAAAGGTTGGCAGCTTCTGCCTCCACACAGCAGCTTCAGGAGGTTAAAGCTAAATTACAGCAGTGCAAGGCAGAGCTAAACTCCACCACTGAAGGTGAGGAAAGAGACAGGCAGGAAACATAACAGTGGTTCAGGGACGAGCTGTTACTCAAACCCAGGCCTTCTGACTCTTGCTCTAACATAATTTCCTAAACTGCAAGCTACAGCCCCCCTGACATTTTAGTCTAGGACGCACATAGCCTCACTTTTGATATTTGCTACAAGCTACTCTTAACTCAGTTGAAGAGATTGGGCCAAGgctaaaaaaaaaccccacatattttataaagtttCCCGTTTCCTTCCCTCAGAGTTGCATAAGTATCAGAAAATGTTAGAACCGCCACCCTCAGCCAAGCCCTTCACCATTGATGTGGACAAGAAGTTAGAAGAGGGCCAGAAGGTAATTACCTTTCTCTGTTTACCATACTCTTACCTAAGGCAATTTCCCACATCCAACACTCTTATCACTGGTTCAGGGGAAGACAAGATGCTGGAGAGTGGCTATTTCACTCAGCTCACTACCCTTTCTAATTTTACTTCTCTTCAAATGGCTACCTGACCCCTCCAGATTATTATAGTGGTTGCTCTTGCCCACAATCTGATTCCTACTTCCCCTTTTTCAGAATATAAGGCTGCTGCGGACAGAGCTTCAGAAACTTGGTGAGTCTCTCCAATCAGCAGAGAGAGCTTGTTGCCACAGCACTGGGGCAGGAAAACTTCGTCAAGCCTTGACCACTTGTGATGACATCTTAATAAAACAGGTTAGGGCAAACTACCCACTTCTCTCCTCCTAGCCCACTCCAGTGTATATGTGAGAAAGGAAAGGGGACCAGAAGAAAAAGGTAAAGATTTTTAGGCTGAACTTAGAGTGACAGCAgtatatttgcaaaataaaaataactatttttttgttAAGCATTTACTAAGGACCAGGAACTATGCTAAGTAATTTATAGGCATTTTCTGTCACAACCACCTTAGGGAGGAGTTACTGTTATATTTCATCTAAAAAACCATTGTTTTATgtactactaagaaaaaaaactaacaatttAGCTATGACATTTCTCATCAGTAAGATGCATCCTGGTTCCAGAGATATTAAAACTGTCTATCTTAAACTAAGCTCAACATTTAATTTGATATCTAGAGACTACGGTGCTTAGAAATTAAATTTACTCAAGCTCATACCACCTTATGGGTTAGAAGATGTCCTATTCAGCACTGCTTATATTTTGGTCTCAGAAAATGCCCCCTTATCTAGTTATAAGCTCTGACCTTAAAGAGTTTTAATCtttaaagaaacagtcattaataACTGTTAGTAATGGGTGGTTATGTATTAGCCCTGTTGTTTCTCTAATCTACCAGACAAAAGtgttttttataactttattgATCTTCCTTAGGACCAGACTCTGGCTGAACTGCAGAACAACATGGTGCTAGTCAAACTGGACCTTCGGAAGAAGGCAGCATGTATTGCTGAGCAGTATCATACGGTGCTAAAACTCCAAGGCCAGGTTTCTGCCAAAAAGCGCCTTGGTAACAACCAGGAAAACCAGCAACCAAACCAACCGCCCCCAGGGAAGAAACCATTTCTTCGAAATTTACTTCCCCGGACACCAACCTGCCAAAGCTCAACAGACTGCAGCCCTTATGCCCGGATCCTACGCTCACGGCGCTCCCCTTTACTCAAATCCGGGCCTTTTGGCAAAAAGTACTAAGGCTGTGGGGAAAGAGAAGAGCAGTCATGGCCCTGAGGTGGGTCAGCTACTCTTCTGAAGAAATAGGTCCCTTTTAAGCTTTACCATATATCAggttttttcccactttttgtaTTATAATCACCTAtgtaatctcatttttttttttttttacttatacgGTTtctatgcacacacaaaaaagttatattaaagatattattgttcacattttttattgaattccaAATGTAGCAAAAccattaaaacaaattataaaggCGACAGAAAAATTGAGAATCAAACATCATTGTGGACCATGGGGAACCTTGAAAAAGCATGGCAGTGGAGACTAGTAACTAGTATACAGCTCGCCTAAGAAGGCTTAGTAAGAAATGAATTCAAGTAGTATTAGATATTCTAAACCTTCCTTAATATAAGATGAAGTGTCATATGTTAGGAGGTAAAAAGGTAACACAAATTTCTGGGAATAAGAATGAAGTCTGGACCCTGAGCTCAGAATGATCCATAGCATCTACTGTACAAATTCATTACAGCAGACATAGCATATTACCTCCTGCTGCATACATATGCACAGGCCTGAAACTCCAAGAGCACCACAAGAATGATTTCCTTTATCTCATCTAGATAAAGGCTGAAAAAATGTATTCTGTTGCAGATGGGAGGGAAAAAATAATAGACAATTACATTGAAAATTCATTAAAACAGATCAGCTTGAAGTGAGTTTATTCTTGTAGAGTCACAAACATTATTTCCAAATGTCTGTGAAATTATCTATAATCCTACCTCCTTGCTTTGCTTTGGTAGGAGTATAGCTAACAATATAGCCATCTTTTGCCCTCAGTAAGGGCTATCAGCAGTCCCAAGCTCTGTGAGATTCTTTTTTGACCTTTTATTCAACTctagtaatttacttccaatttgaAAGCTTTTAGAAGACCCCTCAAAACTTTTGGAAGATCGTCTCTGTAGAGTAAGAACAAATGGATAGCTCTATTCCACTTAAACCTAATCTCTGACATCAGAATAGGGATCCTGCTCAGCAAATCTTAAGAGCAAGGTCTTTTGTATCCATTGCTCTGACTTCTTCCTAGGGTACTCAGTGCCCTACTACTGCCAGCTGAGGGTAGAGTGGCAGAGTTTcctcctttctttgcctttcttccaCTCAGCAGCACTGACACTTCCTGTAGCATTGCCTGTGCTAAAGTGCTATTAAAGGGACTTTCTTGgcagcaaaaaaatttaaaaaagcactCAGAGAAGGCCAAGATCTAAAACCACTCTGGACACAAGTGAGATAGAAGTGCTTCTAACTGGCAAGACAATGTCTGTTCCTGCCAGTATTCTGTCAGTCAGCCTCTGAGGGTAATTATACAAGCTGTCCCTATGGCGCTGTGGCCATCTATAGAAACAAGAGCTGAGGTCCTTGGAACAGACGTACTGTTTGTTACATAGAGGTAAGGCTTAATTAAGATGAGTCTAACAATATGCTGGCTCGAGAGTAGCCAACTATGGCGTGACAGAAGACAAGTTCAGTGGAGAAACTCTGCGTGTGGGGGTGTTGTTAGCAGACAGTGAAGCAGGCAGGAAAAAAGGAGCAGGCACCTCAGTGGTGGAAGTCTCGCCTTGGTTCCGAAGCTGTAGGATTTGCCGGAGTAAGGCCTTACCTTCTTCCCGGGTCTGCAACAAAGTCAGGCAAATGTTTCAAAACATGTCCAGagctagtctcaaaaaaaagttattaagatGCTGATATATggcgggtgtggtgactcatgcctgtaatcccagcactttgggaggccaaggtgggaggatcacctgaagtcgggagttcaagaccagcctgaccaacataaagaaaccctgtctgtactaaaaatacaaaaaaaaagccgagtgtggtggcccaTTCCTGTAATtgcag
This Callithrix jacchus isolate 240 chromosome 2, calJac240_pri, whole genome shotgun sequence DNA region includes the following protein-coding sequences:
- the KIF20A gene encoding kinesin-like protein KIF20A, which gives rise to MSQGILSPPAGLLSDDDVVVSPMFESTAADLGSVVRKNLLSDCSVISASLEDKQQVPSEDSMEKVKVYLRVRPLLPSELERQEDQGCVHIENMETLVLQAPKDSFALKSNERGIGQATHRFTFSQIFGPEVGQASFFNLTVKEMVKDVLKGQNWLIYTYGVTNSGKTHTIQGTIKDGGILPRSLALIFNSLQGQLHPTPDLKPLLSNEVIWLDSKQIRQEEMKKLSLLNGGLQEEELSTSLKRSVYIESRIGTSTSFDSGIAGLSSISQYTSSSQLDETSHRWAQPDTAPVPVPADIRFSIWISFFEIYNELLYDLLEPPNQQRKRQTLRLCEDQNGNPYVKDLNWIHVQDAEEAWKLLKVGRKNQSFASTHLNQNSSRSHSIFSIRILHLHGEGDIVPKISELSLCDLAGSERCKDQKSGERLKEAGNINTSLHTLGRCIAALRQNQQNRSKQNLVPFRDSKLTRVFQGFFTGRGRSCMIVNVNPCASTYDETLHVAKFSAIASQLVHAPPVQLGFPSLHSFIKEHSLQASPSLEKGAKADAGLDNNTENEADVSMYGKEELLQVVEAMKVLLLKERQEKLQLEMQLRDEICTEMVEQMQQREQWCSEHLDTQKELLEEMYEEKLNILKESLTSFYQEEIQERDEKIEELEALLQEARQQSVAQQQSGSELSLRRSQRLAASASTQQLQEVKAKLQQCKAELNSTTEELHKYQKMLEPPPSAKPFTIDVDKKLEEGQKNIRLLRTELQKLGESLQSAERACCHSTGAGKLRQALTTCDDILIKQDQTLAELQNNMVLVKLDLRKKAACIAEQYHTVLKLQGQVSAKKRLGNNQENQQPNQPPPGKKPFLRNLLPRTPTCQSSTDCSPYARILRSRRSPLLKSGPFGKKY